The Acidimicrobiales bacterium genomic sequence CTCACCGGCGGCAACGGCTCGCTGACCTGGACGGCGCCGGGGACCAGCCGGTCCCAGCCGTCGGGGCCGTTCGAGGACCTCGCCCTGTGGTCGGCCTCCACGTTGGCCCACGGCATGTCCGGCGGCTCGGCGCTGACCATCGACGGCGTGTTCTTCACCCCCAACGCCGAGTTCACCTACTCCGGGAGCGGCAACCAGGTGCAGGCCAAGGCCCAGTTCATCACCTGGCGCCTCAAGGTGACGGGGAGCGGCCAGCTCACCATGTCGCCCGACCCCGACCGGGCCATCGAGTTCCCGCTGAGCGTGCAGCGGCTCATCCGCTGACGGCCGCTCACACGCCGAAGGGCAGGTCCTCCGCCGGCCAGCCGAGCCGCTCGGCGGCCGTGCGCAGCGCGAACCGGTCGGTCATCCCGCTCACGTAGCGCACGGCGGCGGCGACCGCCTCGGGCGAGCCGGGGGCGAGGTCGGGCTCGGCCATGGCGGCCGGGTCGGCGAGGAACGACTCGGTGAGCCGGCGGATCATGGCGATCACCCGCTCGGCCTGGCGGGCGGCGGCCGGGCGGAGGTAGATGCGCTCGTAGTCGAAGGCCCGGAAGGCGGCGAGGGCGCCGGCCTCGGGCTGGCGCAGCCCGACGGCGCCGGTGGCCTCGATGGTCGCGAGCACGGCGGTCACGAGCCGGTGCAGCTGGGTGCGGCGGTCGCGCCCGAGGACGTCGGCGACCTCGGCCGGCAGGTCCCGCTCGGCGACGATGCCGGCGGCGCACGCGTCCTCGAAGTCGTGGCAGACGTAGGCGATGCGGTCCGCCCAGGCCACGACCTCGCCCTCGGGGGTGGACGGCGCCGGCCGGTTCCAGGAGTGGTTGCGGACGGCGTCGAGGGTCTCCGCACAGAGGTTCAGCGGGGCGAGCACCACGTCGGCCCCGTAGACGGCGTGGTGGTAGCCGCCGGGGACGAACGGGCTGAGCGCGTCCTCCGAGGCGTGGCCGGCGGGGCCGTGCCCGCAGTCGTGCGCCGTGGCGGCGGCCGCCGTGAGGGCGACGTTCAGCCCGGCCGGCCGGGCGATGCTGACGGCCACCTGGGCCACCTCGATGGCGTGGGTGAGCCGGGTGCGGAGGTGGTCGTCGGACGGGGCGAGGAACACCTGGCACTTCCCGGCCAGGCGCCGGAACGGCTTGGAGTGCTGGATGCGGTCCAGGTCGCGCTCGAAGCACGTGCGGTAGGGGTCGGCCTCCTCGGGCACCGCCCGCCGGCCGGCGCCGACCGCCCTCGTCGCCCCGGGCGCCAGCGCCTCGGCCTCGGCCGCCTCCCGCTCCTCGCGCCCCGCCAGCCGCGCCCCGCCGGGGCGCACGGTGGCCGGCCCGTGGGCCCACGCCACCGCCTCGACGAGCATCCCGGTCACGGCGCGAACCCTACCGGTGGGCGGTGACACGAACGCGGTTCACCCGATGGCCGCTCGTGCCGATGGTGAGGGGCGTGAGGGATCGGGAGCAGCGGGAGCGGGGTGATCGCGGCGCGGTCGTCGTCGAGGCGGCCTTCGTCATCCCCGTCCTCGTCGCCCTCCTGCTCGGCGTGATGGAGCTGGGCTGGGCGTTCGGCCAGCACCTCGACGTGCGCCACGCGGCCAGGGAGGGGAGCCGGCTGGCGGCCGTCAACTACCGGACGAGCACGTCCTCGTCGGGCGCCACCCAGGGCAACCAGATCGTCGACGAGACGTGCGGCCGCATGGACCTCGCCACCGGCGCGCGGGTGACCATCGCGCGGTCCTCGGCGGCGGTCGGGGCGACGGTCACGGTCACGGTGCGGGCCCCACTCGACCAGCTCACCGACTTCTACTCCTTCGCCCTCGGCGGCGTCGACCTCGTCAGCACCGTGCGGTCGCGGCTGGAGCAGAAGGCGACCTGGGACCCGGTCACGAGGACCTGCCCGTGAGGCGCCGCCTGCGACGACGCCACCGGGGCGACGACGGGTTCGCCGTGCTCGTCGTGGCCGTCGCCATGGTGGCGATGGTCGTGTTCGTGGCCTTCGCCGTCGACGTCGGGATGCTCTACAACGAGCGCCGTCAGGACCAGGCCGCGGCCGACGCCGCCGCCCTCGGGGGTGCGATCAGCTTGGCGGCCGGTGTCACCGCCGCCACCGAGGCCGCCGCCGCCGTGGCCAGGAGCGACCTCGACACGACCTACACCGACACCCAGTGGAAGGCCCTGTGGGCGGCGTGCCAGGACCCCGGCCACCTCCGGTTCACCGGCAAGGTCCTCGGCCAGAGCACCCAGTGCCTCTCGGTGTCGACCAGGGGCGAGCTCCGCGTCCGCCTTCCCGACCAAGTCGTCGAGACCGCCTTCGCCAGGGTCGTCGGCATCGAGACGGTCACGACGAACGCGCTCGCGGTGGCCGGCGCCCGGGCCGGCGGTGGCGGGCTCCTGCCCTTCGCCATCCTCGTCACCGCCGTCGACGGCAACCAGCTGTGCCTCAGGACGGCCACGAACGGGCAGGCCGTGCCACCCTGCACCGGGTCGTCGTCCGGCAACTTCGGCGCACTCGAGGTCCCCCAGTACGGCAACGACCAGATGGGGACCCAGAACATCCCTTGCAACATCAACAAGTCCGACCAGCTCGCGGTCAACATCGCCGTCGGAATCGACCACCTCGTGCTGCCGTGGCAGGGGACCGACGTCCTCGACTCGTGCACCAAGCCGTTCGGCCCGACGATGCTGAACACCTTCCAGGGCATCTCGAACGGCCTGTTCGAGGGGTTGATCGAGGGCGTCACCGTCGCCGGGACCACGTTCCCAGGCCGGATGACGACGGGCTCGAACCCGAAGCGGACGCTCCGCGAAGGCTCGACGAACTGGAACGTGGACGACCGGCCGCTGTGGGAGTACATCCCGACGGGCAAGGGCGCCGGCGTCCCTGCGTCCTGCCGGCGGGAGACGTTCGCGGCCCTCGCGGCGGCAAGCCGTACGGCGAACCTCACGACCTGCCTGTCGGACTGGCGGACGACGGGGCCGAGGGGCGTGCTGTTCGACCTCGAC encodes the following:
- a CDS encoding HD domain-containing protein encodes the protein MLVEAVAWAHGPATVRPGGARLAGREEREAAEAEALAPGATRAVGAGRRAVPEEADPYRTCFERDLDRIQHSKPFRRLAGKCQVFLAPSDDHLRTRLTHAIEVAQVAVSIARPAGLNVALTAAAATAHDCGHGPAGHASEDALSPFVPGGYHHAVYGADVVLAPLNLCAETLDAVRNHSWNRPAPSTPEGEVVAWADRIAYVCHDFEDACAAGIVAERDLPAEVADVLGRDRRTQLHRLVTAVLATIEATGAVGLRQPEAGALAAFRAFDYERIYLRPAAARQAERVIAMIRRLTESFLADPAAMAEPDLAPGSPEAVAAAVRYVSGMTDRFALRTAAERLGWPAEDLPFGV
- a CDS encoding TadE/TadG family type IV pilus assembly protein, coding for MRDREQRERGDRGAVVVEAAFVIPVLVALLLGVMELGWAFGQHLDVRHAAREGSRLAAVNYRTSTSSSGATQGNQIVDETCGRMDLATGARVTIARSSAAVGATVTVTVRAPLDQLTDFYSFALGGVDLVSTVRSRLEQKATWDPVTRTCP
- a CDS encoding pilus assembly protein TadG-related protein, producing MRRRLRRRHRGDDGFAVLVVAVAMVAMVVFVAFAVDVGMLYNERRQDQAAADAAALGGAISLAAGVTAATEAAAAVARSDLDTTYTDTQWKALWAACQDPGHLRFTGKVLGQSTQCLSVSTRGELRVRLPDQVVETAFARVVGIETVTTNALAVAGARAGGGGLLPFAILVTAVDGNQLCLRTATNGQAVPPCTGSSSGNFGALEVPQYGNDQMGTQNIPCNINKSDQLAVNIAVGIDHLVLPWQGTDVLDSCTKPFGPTMLNTFQGISNGLFEGLIEGVTVAGTTFPGRMTTGSNPKRTLREGSTNWNVDDRPLWEYIPTGKGAGVPASCRRETFAALAAASRTANLTTCLSDWRTTGPRGVLFDLDADRDDVPDILGSARFGFAPQFVENSFPNGNGYLRVKNHRGVFLQGMWFGCNGNGCAVAYHPGEGTGVVTIPHGKAIDQVSGFLLANGMLPESIIENGAGGSLGPYSISLTR